Part of the Ornithorhynchus anatinus isolate Pmale09 chromosome X3, mOrnAna1.pri.v4, whole genome shotgun sequence genome, TATGCGGAGAGTGGGCCAAGCCTCGCCTGTAGTTATTAGCTCCTCCTGCCTTTTGGGTATGGGAAAATCAAGGTGAATCCATCCGTTATCCAAACAGCTGGGTCTGATCGAGAGCGTCATTATTTGGATGAATGGATTTGTTGCGTGTTGTATGATCTGGTCCAATGCTGAGGCTGGCCACTGCTCGAGAGGCCCCACATAGCGGTGCAAGCCAGTGCTTCAGTAAATGGCGTGGGAGCGGTTTTCCCAGCACCGCTGCCAGGAGCCCTGGCTGAGCCTGTAGCTCTTCTAAACGTTGCGGACAGCAGCAGGTGATTGAATCTTCAACAGACTTTCCATCAAGACCGAGGACGCGTGTTGTTCACTAACTCTTCCGAGAATGATTtgagggtaataatagtaatcgtgatctttgtttaagcgcttcctatgttccagacactgttctaagtgccggggtaggtacgagttaatcgggtcccacatgagactcacggtgtaagtacgagggagaacgggtatcgactccctgttctgcagatgagggcactgagtcaccgagaagtgaagtgacttgcccaaggtcacacagcagaagagtgacggatctgggatcggaacccgggacttctgactcccggactcaAGTCACTATCCGCCGCTTCCCTAAGACTTCTGACAAAAATGTCCTGATGAAGTTATGTATTGATCTAATAATTGCTTCTTTAAGTGAAATGGAGCCTGCAGAAAGCAGGGGCTTTGAAGCACCCTTTACCCCCTTCACGCAGCTGGAGATGTTCATTAGAACTGCAGCGGGCAGCTGCTGTGTAATTTTGCTCTCCAGGGCCGCCCACCCTGTCCCCTGGTTAGACCAAGAAGCAGAAAACCAAAGAGGGGCAGCATTTCCCTTGGGGGGGATTGGTAGGCAGTGGGAGCGACCAGCAGAGACTACAAGCCGTTGGCCAAAGGGAAAGCCTCAGGCGATGGGAACATCCAGCTTTCTCTGTAGTTGTGGGACCTGGGAGTGCCCGAGCTCCTCAGGCAGTTCCATCGGCATCACCAAAGACCTCACTTTTTTCATCCAGCGGCAAGACGGGGTCCCAGACATCTGCGACTCTCCAGTTTCAGAGTGGTCAGCAGCGGAGAGCGTGTGAGGAGGACGGATGGAGGGCAGCCGCAGCACCTGCCGTCGGATGAAAGCAACTGGGGCGACCCAGAGCGGGGAGGGCAGAAGCGTTGAGGAAAGAGTAGAGCATCCCCTCAGACGATGTATCAGAGCCGTGGGCTGCCCGAAGGCAGTGATATAATTAGGGAGAAGGAAGTCGTGTGGCAGTTGGATCCTTTTTGAAGGAGTCTAGGCCAGTCGCCGGTGCTGCAGTTAGCAATTGCGGTCAGCAGCACAGCAAAAGGAAACTATTACTCGTGTAGGGGATATAGATCTGTTGACTGCGCATTGGTCTTCTCGAATTCCAGTGGCTTGGGGAGGACATTGCACCACGTGGACACTCAATAAGTGCCGCTGCTactgtcagtcaatcggtggcatttgagtgcttcctttgtgccgaggactgtgctgagcgcttgggagaggacggcacaaccgagtcggtagacacattccccaacgAGGTTACAGTCACCAATATCACTTATTTAATCGGCCAGCGATGGCTAGTAACGTCGTCTTTGAGGGCAAGGCCAGCTGTGTGAGCAAGGACAGGATGGCTAAAGCTTGTGCCTTACGATGCGTCTGTCAGCACTAAAGAAAGGTTTTGAACGTTCACGTTCTTGAAAGTGACGCTAAGAAGGAAACCAAAATCGGGAATTTAAATCTCCAATAGCGCCGTTAAAAATGAAAGATTTCAATGAAGTATCTGAGGCGTCCGGTTTTCGAAAGGCTTCACCTCGATCGCTCTCTGTCTTGTGGCGAAACCTGCAACGGGACTTCAGTTACTCTTTCATAAACAACAAATCGGGGGGCTTCTCTGGGGAAACTGAAGTGGGCTTGGTCAGATCCTGTAATTCATTTCCTCCCATTGGTTTTTGGGTTGCTGCTTCTAAATTACAGGGATTTTGTTAGGATGACTGACATAAGATTATGAAACTCACGGAAGAAAAGCACCTTGAAAGTAGCCAAGGACAATCCCCGTGgaaacagcagcatggcatagtgatagagcacgggcctgggagtcagaaaggtcatgggttctaatcccagctctgccacttgtctgctttgtggccttgggcaaggagcttcacttctctaggcctcagttaccacatctgtaaattgggggttgagactgtgagccccatgtgtgacagggactgtgtccaacctgatttgtttgtatttaccccagcacttgagtatagtgcctggcacatagtaagtgcttagcaaataccacagttactgtctGGAGAATAATCTTGAACTTATGGTTGATGTATTAAAACTCTGGTTTAGTGAGTGGAAGCAGTAATTCTAATGGCCAGCCATTTGCTGGACAtgactaggaatggaatagaaaacaaaatgaaaggccTAGATTTGCCATCATTTGAAATCGCGATGCAATTCTGCCGGCCTAGAaggacatcctctagactgtaagctccttgaggactgtGAACGTATTTACCagctgtcatactctcccaagcacttagtacagtgcacgcaataaacactcaataaatatgtttgatttgaCATCTtagagctggggaaggtacagaggTCAACTAAAGTGATTGGTGGGATAGAGATGCTTCCTCATAAGAATTAACTCAAAAGATTTGGATTCTCCCATCTGGAAACGATACAATTATTGACCAAATCATAAAGGATTTGGGCAGGACAAACAGAATTATTCACCTGACCCCTTCAAAGCTTCAGGGTGGACTGTTCAGAGCAATCCATAGATCTTAGTAAGCATATGAAGTTCACCACTTTGGGAAgctgtgcaggcagaaaatgttTGTAGTCTTAAGAGGGCTTAAAAATTCATAAGTGAGTTGCCAATCAATGAAAAAATCAAGGCAAGTTCGACCCAGTCCCATTTGTCCCTTACCGCTGTGTAAGAGCCAGGGTGTGGGAGTGGGGCTGAGGAACAGTGTAGGGGCCGGAGGGCCCCCGGGAGTGAAACATCCTGCATTTTCTGGAGTGAAATGTGATCCTTTCTCTTCGGTTTGTAGATGATTCTGACTCTCAAGATGAAAGGGACAGCGATGAAAAATCAGATGACAGATCAGAAGAAAAGATTGAAGAGGATCAGATTTATGATGAAAACAGTAAAGACTGCAATAATAAGTAAAGACTCATCTTTTTGTGTTTTGGAAACTAGctttttttaggatttttttttttttaggttgaaAGTGTCGTGAGCGTTAAAATGGAATAGTTCTGACCATACGTATTTCCAGTTCAATCTGGAGTAGAAATTTCCAGTTCAGCCACCCAGAACAGTGTTTATCTGAGCTAACTGGGACTGAACAAATGTGTGTAGAGTTACTCCCCTGACTGTCAGCCGAGGGGACAGGAAAAGAACAAGGACTCACCCACCCCCTTCCTGTTAGCTCAGAGTCCAggggaggcgggatcagaacctcaGCTGCTCGGCCACTCTCACGGCTCTCCCGTCTGCCCCCAAGCCTTgatcacccctcccctcccctcatccctctcccgcCTTTCCCCTTCACTTCGCCTCTCattctcaccttcctccctgcttccctgacATCAGGACCCTACTGCCAATCcgtcacctctcctccctttcctccacagCCCCATCTCGTCTAGAACACGTGTCACACAGGCATGtccatctcctttctcccctcctgcttGGCAGGAGGTTAAATCAGCCCCCCAACAGGGCTTTAACCTGGAAGCCTTCTCTGCTTCCTTTAATTGGGTTGATCATTTTACCCAAAATGTCAGAACCGGTTTCACCGAAACTCATCTCTAAAGTAGGATCAAGCTTGGGGTTTCCAGAATTCCACTCTTCAGTCTTGCATGAGAAAGACTGCCAGAGAAACCTatttgtggggaggtgggggaggaatatAAGTCTCTGGATTGAGTGTAAGACATTTGTTGGGAAATTAGCCATCTTTTTGTTTTAATTAATAAGGAACTTAGTTGCTTCGTGGAACCAACTGCTTATGAGGATCAACACCATAAACGGGTCCCAAGCCTAAAAGTAACCAGTCAGATTTAAATTCTCCCTTTTCTATCCAGTGTATCTCTTGCTTTGAAAAAATGAGCTAAACTAATCATTCTCCAATTGACTTTTTACTGTAAGGCTTGAGATCAAGACTCAAACAAAAGAGGAATACCAGTTagttcaggtgagttttgatcaCCGGGAAACTCATTCCTTATTCACGGAATTCCCAAAAGCGTGTTTCGCAGTGTGGAATACAGGCCCTGTGCTTCCATCCCTGCCCGCTGCTCTCGGACTGTGTCAGCCTCCCGACAGTGTCACCAGTGAGCAGACCGTCTGTCGGGTGTAGAGGTGCTGAGAGACAGAGCGGTCCAGACTCAGAACTGGGGATGCAGATCCCACTCGCCGATCTCAGACTcacccgctctccctctctcccacccacccccgaaAATCCTCCGCAGCTTTTCTGCCGGTCGATATCTCCCACTACCAGATTTGAGGGTAGTGCACTTTTGGGATGGGAGTCCAGGCCGTTGCTTCTCCGAGCTGGGCCGCGGAGTCCTGGGTTAGTCTGGGTCGAGCCCGAGGAGAGCCAGGTGTGCGGCGAATGGGCGGTTGCACCAGGTGTCGCcgactgtgtactctcccaagcgcgtagtatagtgctcggtacacagtgctcaataaatacgattgaatgaacgaatgtatgGGCAGGGTTCAGTCGAAGTGTCCACCTGGGGTGCCAGGCCAGGGCACGGAGCATTTGCTGCTAGACTGAACTCAAATTGGGGAACCCAGGAGGCTTCAGGAATAGAATCTGTGGCTCCCCACCCACCTGCCGATGCTTCCCGGCCAGGTTTTGGTCTCACCTATCATCGGAGGTAGACCGCCGGGTCCGTGCAAACTATCCCCACCTGCTCGCCACCTCCTTGCCTGCCCACCACCTCCTTGCCTGCCCACCTGACTAGCTTGACCCTTACCCATCATTCTGAAATGGATCTGAGGGAAGTACACTGACGGTGGAAGGCTCGTGCAGATCTCTGCTCCCATCACCGAGCAGCAGGAGCTGAGAGGTGGCCCAGGAGAAGGTGCCGAAGCGACGTGGCACCTCAAAACCCGCAGATGCACTGCAGTCCCCGGACTTGTCAGAGACCGGCTTGCCAGCCTCTGGCTCGATCCTGGACATTTGGGGTGCCTGTTCTTCCACGTCCATGCTTCTTTTGGGCACCGGACTGAAGGTTCTTGGTGAAGACAAGTGTCTGAGCGCATGACTGATGTCGGTCTGTGGGTCACTCTGTCGCCAGGAGGGTAGAGAccgcccccccgtcctcccctccccgagcccctcAGGAAATAACTAACCTGCCACCCCACGTcaccagttggatggagaggggacggtCACCCTTACGTGGCTGCTAAAGTGGGCATTGGAGCCCCGGCATGCCTATCATTTGGTGGTCCAACCGCCTGGGCTTGTTCTTGGCCTGAGTGGCCAAGGCACGTGCCAAACCTAGTCACGCCTGTACTTTTGAATTCAGGCCACCACAGCAGGCTTCAGTTTCCCCCCGCCTTCCTCCGGCCCCCACTCGAGGGTCAAGTACTCTagagggcgggcggggagggtgtTGTGGCGAGGTTTTGGCAGCAGTGACTTGCTCCTAGAACGGCGGTAGCTTCCCTGGGAGCCCAGCATGGTGGACCCCTTCCTCCAGGCCCCTTGCTGAAATGAGAAGAATCTCCCTGTGGtgaccggtccctgtcccgtaacCCAGGCGTTCGTTGTCGTCAAAACGTCTTGGCTTCGGGGAGCCACTCAGCCACCCCGCCGATCTCCGCGTATCCCCGGGTCGGACCTCTCGAAGGAAGTCCCTAGGTCGGCTGCCCCGCTTAAGAGGGAAGAGCATTTCCTCGTGGCCCGGGGCTGGAGAGACAATCGAGTTttgttccttctctcctccaggaggcccctcTGCAAGAAAATAACGTAGCAAATTGTGGCGGATTTAAAAACCACGAAGAGCTGTTCTCATACTTGGTAGGTCTTACGTTTATTCGTTTGCGGTGGGCAAAATTGCAGCTGATCGGCTTTAACGGAGCGACATCTTGTTGATAAGGAAGCTCTAGGCAGGTTGCCGGAGAGAAGATTctgattcctctccctctttggaGTTTGTGCCTTTCAAAGTCGATGGAGTGCTGTAACCCCGTATCCATCTGAGCACAAGCTGTGCCCACCACAAACCGTGCCAGAGCTACGACTGTTATAGTCTTTCTGGAGCCTTCTTTCCCGATCGTGCTGTTTGCTTGTCTCCGAATTCTCCCATCAGTCTTCGCCTTCCTCTGTTTCCCTCGCTCACGATGAGCTGAGCTGTTGGGCAGCGGCAATGGGGGAGATCTGGATCACTGCCATCCATGGTGGGAGGTGTTGCATTCTGATTATTTTAGTCCCTCAGACAAAGATtctgctctccttttcctttgAATGGTTTTGCTTACTCCTACAGATCTTTTCCCCCACCTGAGCTGATTTTGTCCAAGACAGAGCACTGACTGTTTATGATGGTCTTGCCCTGTGGACCTTTGTTAGCTCTTGAAAGATATGTGAATGACATTGTCTGAAATGGCCCATTAAACATGTGATTTTTAGGGTTAGTTGTGGCTGTTCTTAGAAATGGAGCTTGGTCATCTCCTCCTCGTATATGTCACAATTGTGTGATAGCTCTTCCAGGTAAGTTAGGCCTTTCCAATTGGCTCCTGAAATTTCAATTACTCCGCTTTACATTTAAAGAACTTCCTTAAAGGCTTCCTCTCTGATGTCAGCGTTCAATCTCTTGGTGCCTTGAGAAAAGTGATGTTTTTTCTTCCGTGTTGTTCAAAAAAAATTGATTgcagtttattttctttttccagcAAAACTTTGAGATAATGACCGAAAATGATGCATCATTTATTTTAGCAATTACTCAGAATCTTACTGATGCCTTGCTGGACTATCGTTTGAAGGATAGGTCTGTAAAGGTAAATCCTGCTGTGGCTTGTTTCAGAATTGCTGTATTCTAGCCTCGGGTACCATGTGTATTTTCTGAGAATCCTGTTACTTGTCGAGACACCAGGGAGTGTtgcaaaagaaaaataagatGTAGTCTTCATTCCTCTTCAGTAAGCAGAATACTCATTGTGCAGAATATtacagtaaacacttgggagaagacagtagaaaTGAGTGtacttgatttttatttatttcttttaatggtatttaagtgcgttactatgcgtcaaacactggggtagattcgaggttgTCACGTGGGTCTCTTcctgtaagtaggagagagaacaggtatcgaatccccattttacagttgagaaagccAAGGCAAAGAGGATATTAGTGGTggtgttatgtgcttactctgtgccaggcgctgtccgaagcgctggggtggatacaagcaaatcgggttggacacggtccctgtcccgcatggggctcacagtcataatccccattttacggatgaggtaactgaggcccagggaagtgaagcgacttgcccatggtcacacagcaggcaagtggcagaatcgtggttagaacccatggcctgacTCTTAGGCTGGTGCTGTAACCCTTAGGAAAAACTGTTTCTCCGTTCTGCTCCCGTGGcgatttgggaagtacaattagaAAAAAATTGGGCCTCTGTTCGGCAGCCCAGGTAATGAGTGCTATTACTTTTTTAGCTTCCTGAATGTGAAGCCAATCAGAAGATACTCAGACCTATGGAGGAGCAGTCCGTGCAGAATCACGAAAACAATTCCGAGTGTGTCAACAACACTGACCCTTATTCTGGTAAATATTTTTTTGAATTTGAAAATATTCAGATGACGAAAATCATTAAAGTGGTTTTCATTAaagtggaaatttttttttaaatggtatttagtaagcactcgctatgtgccaggcattgtactaagcacgggatagatagaagataatcaggttggacacaatccatgtcccacacagggctcagggtcttaatccccattttacagatgagggaattgtccagagaagtgaagtggcttgtccaaggtcacacagcgggcaagcagcagagccgggattagaccccaggtcctctgaggtcttttgacttccaggtccgtgtttttttcccctaggccgtTGTAATTCACACACTGGACGTTTGGTGCTTCACGCAGCCAGTTGTTGGTAATTATTGAGTttgtagcgcactgtactaactacctgAGAGCATGCAATAAAAAGCCGAAGGTCTGAAAGAGCTTATTAAGCTAGCGGGCCAAAGTAGTAGGGAAATCTTTTTGCAACAgtcgatattatttattgaaacTGGGGAGGTGTGCAGACTTCTTGCCAATTTGAAACGGATGATGGGACCTAAAAAAACGGACAGGTTGCAAGCGTATTTCATGTAATTGTGGAAAGAAGCTGGACTTGGTGATGGGAATGATGTTTAGCTTCTCGTGATTGCTACCGACCATATTAACCAGCTGTTCCAGAGTTGCCtatggcaaagcactgtgctgagcacgggggtggatagaaGACAGATGGGATATAACCTCCAGCTCGTATGGGGCTCAAGGTGTTACAGAGGTTTCTACTAGCTTTCAGTCACATCCTTATTCAGAAGAAGCCACTTGGTGGCCCTAGGAAATCTTCAGCTATATGGCAACGGTTCTGGCTAACGGGAGGCTCGAGCCACGCAGGGATCCAGGAGAGGTCTGGGAGGATGGGATTGTGAGAGTTTGGGAGGTTATTCCAGCATGTGCATCTGGGGAAAATTAGGAATGTCAGAAGACTCAAGAAATGTTCTTAAGAGTCACGCTGGGTTATGAGAGGGAGCCTAACCCTGCTCAGAAAAGTCAAAGAGGGTGGTGCCACAATTTGGAATCCAAACTCAGATGGTAGGAGGACAGGGCACCCGACTTGGGTTGGCCTGTTCGTGAGTTGTTTCCGAGATTATTTGCCTTTTGAGTAGTTTGGCCAAGCCTAATGTAGATCCTCGAGACGGAGTAAGAGTTTGAGAACTTTTGCAGTTCTCCAAGTGCAGTCGGAGAAACAAATACGATCTCAGCGTGCCATTATTGTCTTCGAAAACCCTGTTATTTGATGAATGCTAATGGAGATTTTTTTATTGTTTCTCACAGGGTTCTCAGCCAATTACATAACTTCCAGGCCGCCTACTGCCCAGTCTTATGGAGAAACATCAGCTCACGTTAGTGGATCTTTCAATAACAACGATGCATCGCTCCCGTCGCCTCAGTCAACTATGAGTTTTTCCAACTCTTCGGCGACTGAGGATTGGAATCAATGGTCTTGTCCGTCATCCCAGGAAGCGTCAAACCAAGAGGCTTTCCAGTCCTACCCGTACCCCGAAAATCACTACCCTTCCACCGAGAGCGCTTCGTATAATGCTGCGCCTGATGAAAACTCTAGCCCCTTGCCACCCTCTTCTGACCAAAATGATGTAATCACTGAATTTTTCAACAGCATAAGAAACATGGATGTCGTCGAGGTGACGGATACCCTCCAGAAAATCGCCACAACCAACCCAGCATTTAAAGGTGAGTGAATGTGAAGGAAGAGTGACGCTTCTTGAATCCTCCAGTGGGCGTGAACTGGGTTTTAATTGGAGAAGGTTTGCGGGGGTGGAGACGTTGGAACGGTAGAGGCCTGGGGTAAATCAGAGTGGCAAGCCTCTTTCTCACGCCGCTGCTTACGGTCGAGGCTGGGCAGGTGTGTGGAGTCAGCAAcccttcccctcaggactgtCTCCCTTTCGGCTGGAGGCCGCCCCGGACTAAGAGATGCACAGATGACCTAGAGTTAACCCCTCAAACCTGCATCTGCCTCAGCCCACAGATTCTCCCAAACTGCTTCCAGTTGGTGGGCCTCtaccacaccaaacagaaaactCTTGGaggagtcattcaatagtatttattgagcgcttactatgtgcagagcaataagcacttggactgtacaattgggcaacagatagcgaccatccctgcccaatgacgggctcacaggatgCTGGAGGAACTCAGAGACGGAGCTGTAGCCATCTGTTTTGGGCACCGGACTAGGGCTCCGGCACAGGTCCAGGGCTGAGCCCTGAAACAAGCCCTGCCCCCTGGTCTCCCGGGGTCAccggcaacgtggtctagtgggtagaacgtgggcccaggagtcggaaggatctcggttctactgcagtctcctccacttgtccgttgtgtgaccttgggcaactcagttcacttctctgagcctcagttacctcatctgtagaaacaaaaaaacaaaaaaaaaatacaggaattaagactgagtcccatgtggaacaggaacttggtccaacctgattagattgtgtctattccagcgcttaatacagtgcctggcaattagtaagtgcataacaaatacccttagaaaaaaaaacaacaatacaCAACCAAACCTCAGCTGGAGTCCAGTCGAGAGCCCTCCAACCCCAGTTACCCACCCCTGGTGGGAGTCCTATAACCGGAAAGGAGGCCAGATTATTTAGTAGAATAAACCTCGGTGGGCTTTAATTTCCA contains:
- the LOC100681683 gene encoding uncharacterized protein LOC100681683 isoform X2; this translates as MAAKEEAKSEPEAKKEKVHQHPFYCNICKISCASALNLQTHFLGFKHKTVEEALKTHGIVKTMGYSTSIEKFQSPKQKVPDYVKTEPEKYHGQSLQEQLNTCKDSEPAVGLEYVTEYQSKENIPILYECKLCNCQTGLSNMFMHVFGSKHRLAYLKAHHPDIVESDEVRGRGSELSRRLRVVAANVEKKEGRKQIKVIVDPNVLKRKWQDYIEGNSKPKVQHMDPMATEPDQAAGDDSDSQDERDSDEKSDDRSEEKIEEDQIYDENSKDCNNKLEIKTQTKEEYQLVQEAPLQENNVANCGGFKNHEELFSYLQNFEIMTENDASFILAITQNLTDALLDYRLKDRSVKLPECEANQKILRPMEEQSVQNHENNSECVNNTDPYSGFSANYITSRPPTAQSYGETSAHVSGSFNNNDASLPSPQSTMSFSNSSATEDWNQWSCPSSQEASNQEAFQSYPYPENHYPSTESASYNAAPDENSSPLPPSSDQNDVITEFFNSIRNMDVVEVTDTLQKIATTNPAFKEIDIPNVIRILTESGTLKTPGPEENGTGEQERANDFR
- the LOC100681683 gene encoding uncharacterized protein LOC100681683 isoform X3, which codes for MAAKEEAKSEPEAKKEKVHQHPFYCNICKISCASALNLQTHFLGFKHKTVEEALKTHGIVKTEPEKYHGQSLQEQLNTCKDSEPAVGLEYVTEYQSKENIPILYECKLCNCQTGLSNMFMHVFGSKHRLAYLKAHHPDIVESDEVRGRGSELSRRLRVVAANVEKKEGRKQIKVIVDPNVLKRKWQDYIEGNSKPKVQHMDPMATEPDQAAGGESEETLDFSKIQISQDDSDSQDERDSDEKSDDRSEEKIEEDQIYDENSKDCNNKLEIKTQTKEEYQLVQEAPLQENNVANCGGFKNHEELFSYLQNFEIMTENDASFILAITQNLTDALLDYRLKDRSVKLPECEANQKILRPMEEQSVQNHENNSECVNNTDPYSGFSANYITSRPPTAQSYGETSAHVSGSFNNNDASLPSPQSTMSFSNSSATEDWNQWSCPSSQEASNQEAFQSYPYPENHYPSTESASYNAAPDENSSPLPPSSDQNDVITEFFNSIRNMDVVEVTDTLQKIATTNPAFKEIDIPNVIRILTESGTLKTPGPEENGTGEQERANDFR
- the LOC100681683 gene encoding uncharacterized protein LOC100681683 isoform X1; this translates as MAAKEEAKSEPEAKKEKVHQHPFYCNICKISCASALNLQTHFLGFKHKTVEEALKTHGIVKTMGYSTSIEKFQSPKQKVPDYVKTEPEKYHGQSLQEQLNTCKDSEPAVGLEYVTEYQSKENIPILYECKLCNCQTGLSNMFMHVFGSKHRLAYLKAHHPDIVESDEVRGRGSELSRRLRVVAANVEKKEGRKQIKVIVDPNVLKRKWQDYIEGNSKPKVQHMDPMATEPDQAAGGESEETLDFSKIQISQDDSDSQDERDSDEKSDDRSEEKIEEDQIYDENSKDCNNKLEIKTQTKEEYQLVQEAPLQENNVANCGGFKNHEELFSYLQNFEIMTENDASFILAITQNLTDALLDYRLKDRSVKLPECEANQKILRPMEEQSVQNHENNSECVNNTDPYSGFSANYITSRPPTAQSYGETSAHVSGSFNNNDASLPSPQSTMSFSNSSATEDWNQWSCPSSQEASNQEAFQSYPYPENHYPSTESASYNAAPDENSSPLPPSSDQNDVITEFFNSIRNMDVVEVTDTLQKIATTNPAFKEIDIPNVIRILTESGTLKTPGPEENGTGEQERANDFR